From a region of the Phoenix dactylifera cultivar Barhee BC4 unplaced genomic scaffold, palm_55x_up_171113_PBpolish2nd_filt_p 000840F, whole genome shotgun sequence genome:
- the LOC120107361 gene encoding probable glutathione S-transferase: MSKKDEVVVLDFWVSPFAMRVKIALEEKGIKFEAREEDLLGNKSELLLQSNPIYKKVPVLLHNGKPLCESLVILNYVDETWPSPPLLPTSPYERSVAKFWADFVDKKIFEGGSKIWKSKGEALEVAKKEFEECLKLLEGALGEKEYFAGNGFGFVDIVLIPHISWFYGYEQFGGFKVEEQCPKLGAWMKRCLGRESVAKVLPDPAKVQEFICKLRKMHGIE; encoded by the exons ATGTCGAAGAAGGACGAGGTCGTAGTCCTGGACTTCTGGGTGAGCCCTTTTGCAATGAGGGTGAAGATAGCATTAGAGGAGAAAGGCATCAAGTTTGAGGCACGCGAAGAGGACTTGCTTGGAAACAAAAGTGAGCTACTActgcaatcaaatccaatctacAAGAAGGTGCCCGTCTTGCTACACAATGGCAAGCCACTCTGCGAATCCCTGGTCATCCTCAACTACGTCGATGAGACGTGGCCTTCACCACCCTTACTTCCCACGAGCCCTTATGAGCGATCGGTGGCCAAGTTTTGGGCAGACTTTGTGGACAAGAAG ATATTTGAGGGGGGAAGCAAGATATGGAAAAGCAAAGGCGAGGCGTTAGAGGTGGCAAAGAAAGAGTTTGAAGAGTGTTTAAAGCTGTTGGAGGGAGCCCTTGGGGAGAAAGAATACTTTGCAGGGAACGGATTTGGGTTTGTGGACATCGTCCTCATTCCTCACATCTCTTGGTTTTATGGCTATGAGCAATTCGGGGGCTTCAAAGTAGAGGAACAGTGCCCCAAACTCGGTGCCTGGATGAAGAGATGCTTGGGAAGGGAATCTGTTGCCAAAGTGCTTCCTGACCCGGCAAAGGTTCAAGAGTTCATCTGCAAGTTGAGGAAGATGCATGGGATTGAGTAG